A genomic region of Parambassis ranga chromosome 7, fParRan2.1, whole genome shotgun sequence contains the following coding sequences:
- the nfe2 gene encoding transcription factor NF-E2 45 kDa subunit translates to MCSTANYVLPLRRTCEVVASPGRLCGGASMPNNFPGVRSHGVPQDTEMDVAWQELMAITDLQEFEIPSESSYETVQYQPMEPMASVGQYAMAQSHPEPPPAGCELISPVSYNGCYSEELPSCHRLGSNTDAMYENSEPQLNQRMLPISSHSQPSLMALRDQMNMSGTSHGHRRASTSLSQGRHTLWTTHGQSAHARSTDDLESDSGLSLGSSPPLASPDNPVSGAPGYQNADMGMTFSDAEPDGITEHARRAHIHYSMDYQSQAHSYLHSGAHPSYFSPQPSLSHTQPGTLTPRPMKQQGPGLSDLYGDSAMSSRGSSQHNMYTKQQGSAPVPLSRDERRAVALKIPFPMEKIINLPVDDFNELLTQYTLTDTQLALVRDIRRRGKNKVAAQNCRKRKLESIIHLERELNQLQTQRDHLAQERMEFQRSLGFIKCRLTDLYTEVFSHLRDEDGQPYSIDEYSLQQTPDGKIYLIPHTMQKS, encoded by the exons ATGTGTTCCACAGCCAATTATGTTCTCCCTCTGAGGAGAACCTGTGAG gTTGTAGCTTCTCCAGGCAGGTTGTGTGGGGGAGCATCCATGCCAAATAATTTCCCTGGAGTCAGGTCACATGGAGTTCCTCAGGACACAGAGATGGATGTGGCTTGGCAGGAGCTGATGGCCATCACAGATCTGCAG GAGTTTGAGATCCCTAGTGAAAGCTCCTATGAAACAGTTCAATACCAGCCCATGGAACCCATGGCCTCTGTTGGACAGTATGCAATGGCTCAGTCCCATCCGGAGCCTCCTCCTGCTGGCTGTGAGCTGATCTCTCCTGTCAGTTACAATGGATGTTACTCTGAAGAGTTGCCTTCCTGTCATCGTTTAGGCAGCAACACAGATGCGATGTATGAAAACTCTGAACCTCAGCTGAATCAAAGAATGCTCCCCATCTCCTCACACTCTCAGCCATCTCTCATGGCCCTTAGGGACCAGATGAACATGTCAGGCACCAGCCACGGGCACAGGAGAGCcagcacctctctctctcagggtcGCCACACGCTGTGGACTACACACGGACAAAGTGCACATGCTCGCTCAACTGATGATCTAGAGTCGGACTCAGGTCTTTCTCTTGGTTCCAGTCCACCTTTGGCCTCTCCAGATAATCCTGTCAGTGGTGCACCAGGTTACCAGAATGCAGATATGGGCATGACATTTAGTGATGCTGAACCAGACGGCATAACTGAGCATGCCAGAAGAGCACATATCCATTATTCAATGGATTATCAGAGTCAGGCTCATTCATATCTACACTCAGGTGCACATCCATCTTATTTTTCACCACAACCCAGTTTATCTCATACACAGCCAGGCACTCTGACACCTCGCCCAATGAAACAGCAGGGTCCAGGTTTGAGTGATCTATACGGTGATTCGGCAatgtccagcagagggagctcACAGCATAACATGTACACAAAGCAACAAGGAAGTGCTCCTGTTCCTCTGAGCAGAGATGAGAGGAGGGCAGTGGCTTTGAAGATCCCATTCCCCATGGAAAAGATTATCAATCTACCAGTGGATGACTTCAATGAGCTTCTGACACAAtacaccctgacagacactcaACTAGCACTGGTCAGAGACATAAGACGCAGAGGGAAAAACAAGGTGGCAGCTCAGAActgcaggaagaggaagcttGAGAGCATAATTCATCTTGAAAGAGAACTGAACCAGCTGCAGACTCAAAGAGACCACCTGGCACAGGAAAGGATGGAGTTTCAGCGCAGCTTGGGGTTCATTAAATGTCGCCTTACAGACCTTTATACAGAGGTATTTTCACACTTGCGAGATGAAGATGGACAGCCGTACTCAATAGATGAATATTCTCTACAACAAACCCCTGATGGTAAAATTTATCTCATTCCTCACACAATGCAAAAGAGCTGA
- the LOC114438077 gene encoding heterogeneous nuclear ribonucleoprotein A1-like, which produces MSKDAPREPEQLRKLFIGGLSFETTDESLRAHFEQWGSLTDCVVMRDPNSKRSRGFGFVTYSSVKEVDAAMSARPHKVDGRVVEPKRAVSREDSNRPGAHVTVKKIFVGGIKEDTEESHLRDYFQQFGKVEVVDIMTDRNTGKKRGFAFVTFDDHDSVDRIVIQKYHTVNSHNCEVRKALTKQEMQSAGMRGRSGGGRPYDYDRGFNQGGRGRYGDGPYNCNGGDGGYGGGPGGPGGYNNGGNRGYNQGYNQGGGGGYGGNGYESNGYGNCGGGGGGGGGGNNYNNMGHYDPQASNFGPMKNNFGGGGGGGGGRNFGGYGGGGNNGGGYGRPGRF; this is translated from the exons ATGTCGAAAGAT GCCCCTCGTGAGCCGGAGCAGCTTCGTAAGCTGTTCATTGGAGGTTTGAGCTTCGAGACCACAGACGAGAGCCTACGGGCTCATTTTGAGCAATGGGGGAGCCTAACAGACTGCGTG GTCATGAGAGACCCCAACAGCAAGCGATCCAGGGGGTTTGGCTTTGTAACATACTCATCTGTGAAGGAGGTTGATGCTGCCATGTCTGCCCGCCCCCATAAGGTTGATGGGAGAGTAGTTGAACCCAAACGAGCAGTTTCCAGGGAG GACTCGAATAGACCAGGTGCCCATGTTACAGTGAAAAAGATCTTTGTTGGGGGCATCAAGGAAGATACAGAGGAGTCGCACCTACGAGATTACTTTCAGCAGTTTGGCAAAGTTGAGGTTGTTGATATCATGACCGACCGTAACACTGGAAAGAAGAGGGGCTTTGCTTTTGTCACCTTTGATGACCACGACTCAGTCGACAGGATTGTCA TCCAGAAATACCACACAGTCAACTCTCACAACTGTGAGGTGAGGAAGGCCCTTACTAAACAGGAAATGCAGAGTGCTGGAATGAGAG gcCGTAGTGGTGGCGGAAGGCCTTATgattatgacagaggcttcaaTCAAG GTGGCCGGGGCCGATATGGAGATGGACCATACAATTGCAATGGAGGTGATGGTG GCTATGGTGGTGGCCCGGGAGGTCCTGGTGGATATAATAATGGTGGCAACCGCGGGTACAACCAGGGTTACAACCAGGGTGGCGGTGGAGGCTACGGAGGAAACGGTTATGAAAGCAACGGTTATG GCaactgtggtggtggtggcggaggCGGTGGCGGCGGAAATAACTACAATAACATGGGCCACTATGATCCCCAGGCCTCTAACTTTGGCCCAATGAAGAACAACTTtggtggtggcggtggcggGGGCGGCGGCAGGAATTTTG GTGGCTACGGAGGTGGCGGAAACAATGGTGGTGGCTATGGCCGTCCAGGACGATTTTAA
- the cbx5 gene encoding chromobox protein homolog 5 gives MGKKSRDEDSSSSDEEEYVVEKVLDRRVNKGRVEFFLKWKGYSDKHNTWEPEKNLDCPELISEFMKTYKKSGVGSSTPSSGGSKSSTSSSVRHKDSTGSKKRSSDDDEEGGSKPKKKKEDDILVARGFERGLEPEKIIGATDSCGDLMFLMKWKDSDEADLVLAKEANHKCPQIVIAFYEERLTWHEDSDKKEKDAVSA, from the exons ATGGGCAAAAAGTCTCGCGACGAGGACTCTTCATCCTCTGATGAGGAAGAATATGTTGTAGAGAAGGTCCTGGACAGAAGGGTGAATAAAGGCCGGGTTGAGTTCTTCCTGAAGTGGAAAGGATACTCAGA TAAGCACAACACGTGGGAGCCTGAGAAGAATCTGGACTGCCCTGAGCTTATTTCAGAATTCATGAAGACCTATAAGAAAAGTGGCGTTGGGAGCTCCACACCCAGCAGTGGAGGCAGCAAATCAAGCACAAGTTCCTCAGTGCGCCACAAAGATTCCACTGGTTCAAAGAAAAGAAgctcagatgatgatgaggagggtgGAAGTAAACccaaaaagaagaaggag GACGATATCCTAGTTGCACGTGGTTTTGAGAGAGGACTCGAGCCAGAGAAGATCATTGGAGCAACTGACTCATGCGGAGACCTAATGTTTCTTATGAAGTG GAAAGACTCAGATGAGGCTGACCTCGTACTCGCCAAGGAGGCCAATCATAAGTGCCCACAGATCGTCATAGCATTCTATGAGGAACGTCTAACCTGGCACGAAGACAGCGACAAGAAGGAGAAGGATGCCGTCAGTGCGTGA